From Panicum hallii strain FIL2 chromosome 2, PHallii_v3.1, whole genome shotgun sequence, a single genomic window includes:
- the LOC112883556 gene encoding NADH dehydrogenase [ubiquinone] 1 alpha subcomplex assembly factor 2 isoform X1, with translation MSKRLVSRLLGMFQSRTQVGVDKAGNRYFTRVEEVDGAMKERRWVEFKGADQDSTTVPVEWICWLNGQRKKAPTPEELAELEARRERVRQNIEVLKNKEEEERKAGVRPVKKIGKSESPNLQSFVKQQFPGTLDQQKGPEEVPRPKDATDTEDSTTDNDRSSEPTGTGATFKPGTWQPPT, from the exons ATGTCGAAGCGGCTGGTGTCGCGGTTGCTGGGGATGTTCCAGTCGCGGACGCAGGTGGGCGTCGACAAGGCCGGCAACCGCTACTTCACCCGCGTCGAGGAGGTCGACGGCGCCA TGAAGGAGAGGCGGTGGGTGGAGTTCAAGGGCGCCGACCAGGACTCGACCACCGTTCCAG TCGAGTGGATTTGCTGGTTGAATGGCCAAAGGAAGAAAGCTCCAACGCCAGAG GAATTGGCTGAGCTGGAAGCAAGGCGTGAACGTGTCAGGCAAAACATTGAAG TTCTCAAAAAcaaagaagaagaggaaagaaaggCTGGTGTCCGACCAGTCAAGAAAATTG GGAAATCTGAATCTCCAAATCTCCAAAGTTTTGTGAAGCAGCAGTTCCCAGGTACTCTAGATCAGCAGAAAG GGCCTGAGGAGGTACCTAGGCCTAAGGATGCAACTGATACAGAGGATTCTACTACAGATAATGACAG GTCTTCCGAACCAACAGGAACTGGTGCCACTTTTAAGCCAGGGACGTGGCAGCCACCAACATGA
- the LOC112883556 gene encoding NADH dehydrogenase [ubiquinone] 1 alpha subcomplex assembly factor 2 isoform X2, translating to MSKRLVSRLLGMFQSRTQVGVDKAGNRYFTRVEEVDGAMKERRWVEFKGADQDSTTVPVEWICWLNGQRKKAPTPEELAELEARRERVRQNIEVLKNKEEEERKAGVRPVKKIGKSESPNLQSFVKQQFPGPEEVPRPKDATDTEDSTTDNDRSSEPTGTGATFKPGTWQPPT from the exons ATGTCGAAGCGGCTGGTGTCGCGGTTGCTGGGGATGTTCCAGTCGCGGACGCAGGTGGGCGTCGACAAGGCCGGCAACCGCTACTTCACCCGCGTCGAGGAGGTCGACGGCGCCA TGAAGGAGAGGCGGTGGGTGGAGTTCAAGGGCGCCGACCAGGACTCGACCACCGTTCCAG TCGAGTGGATTTGCTGGTTGAATGGCCAAAGGAAGAAAGCTCCAACGCCAGAG GAATTGGCTGAGCTGGAAGCAAGGCGTGAACGTGTCAGGCAAAACATTGAAG TTCTCAAAAAcaaagaagaagaggaaagaaaggCTGGTGTCCGACCAGTCAAGAAAATTG GGAAATCTGAATCTCCAAATCTCCAAAGTTTTGTGAAGCAGCAGTTCCCAG GGCCTGAGGAGGTACCTAGGCCTAAGGATGCAACTGATACAGAGGATTCTACTACAGATAATGACAG GTCTTCCGAACCAACAGGAACTGGTGCCACTTTTAAGCCAGGGACGTGGCAGCCACCAACATGA
- the LOC112881146 gene encoding acetylajmalan esterase-like: MARILLAALVALLLVVCPCHARPAPHQTSKLAAKETASVDGVTAIYNFGDSLSDTGNLLREGGATGMLQHTTSLPYGSAIGGATGRCSDGYLMIDFLTKDLGLPLLSPYLDKGADFTHGVNFAVAGATALDAAALASRGVSVPHTNSSLAVQLQRFKDFMSATTRSPREVREKLARSLVMVGEIGGNDYNYAFSENRPAAGGAHNLYNLGRVATGVVEAVALVPDVVRSITGAARELLDMGAARVVIPGNFPLGCVPSYMAAANETDPAAYDANGCLAALNLFSQMHNVLLQQGIRELRRSYPGATVAYADYFYAYVRMLRDAGEAGFDEGARTRACCGAGGGAYNVDMDRMCGARGTSVCARPDERISWDGVHLTQHAYRVMTDLLYHKGFASPAPVEFQRP, translated from the coding sequence ATGGCTCGCATCCTGCTCGCCGCGTTAGTGGCGTTGCTCCTCGTCGTCTGCCCGTGCCACGCAAGGCCGGCGCCGCACCAGACTTCCAAGCTGGCAGCGAAAGAGACGGCGTCGGTGGACGGCGTCACGGCCATCTACAACTTCGGGGACTCCCTGTCGGACACCGGGAACCTGCTCCGCGAAGGCGGCGCCACCGGCATGCTGCAGCACACCACGAGCCTTCCCTACGGCTCCGCCATCGGCGGCGCCACGGGACGGTGCTCCGACGGGTACCTCATGATAGACTTCCTCACCAAGGATCTCGGCCTGCCGCTGCTCAGCCCGTACCTCGACAAGGGCGCCGACTTCACCCACGGTGTCAACTTCGCCGTCGCCGGTGCCACGGCCCTCGACGCGGCGGCGCTCGCTAGCAGAGGGGTCTCTGTCCCCCACACCAACAGCTCCCTGGCCGTCCAGCTGCAGCGGTTCAAGGACTTCATGAGCGCCACCACGCGGTCCCCGCGGGAGGTCCGCGAGAAGCTGGCCCGCTCGCTGGTCATGGTCGGCGAGATCGGCGGCAACGACTACAACTACGCCTTCTCGGAGAAcaggccggcggccggcggcgcgcacAACCTCTACAACTTGGGCCGCGTGGCGACCGGcgtggtggaggcggtggcgctggtcCCGGACGTGGTGCGGTCCATCACCGGCGCGGCCAGGGAGCTGCTGGACATGGGCGCGGCGCGGGTGGTGATCCCGGGCAACTTCCCGCTGGGGTGCGTGCCGAGCTACATGGCCGCGGCGAACGAGACGGACCCGGCGGCCTACGACGCCAACGGCTGCCTCGCGGCCCTGAACCTCTTCTCCCAGATGCACAACGTGCTGCTGCAGCAGGGCATCCGGGAGCTGCGCCGGTCGTACCCGGGCGCCACGGTCGCCTACGCCGACTACTTCTACGCGTACGTGCGGATGCTGAGGGACGCCGGCGAGGCGGGGTTCGACGAGGGGGCGCGGACCAGGGCGTGctgtggcgccggcggcggggcgtaCAACGTCGACATGGACCGGATGTGCGGCGCGCGGGGCACGTCGGTGTGCGCGAGGCCCGACGAGCGCATCAGCTGGGACGGCGTGCACCTGACGCAGCACGCCTACAGGGTCATGACCGACTTGCTCTACCACAAGGGATTCGCGTCCCCAGCGCCGGTAGAGTTCCAGCGTCCTTGA
- the LOC112881147 gene encoding uncharacterized protein LOC112881147 — protein sequence MAILKEAKNKILSLRKAKDLNNRNLRFQRGCICIFLSITGDELGHLLSDSFALEQLELSFCNNIKCLKVPRVLLRLSYLEVVFCSRLQVIESEAPNLSSCCFRWIHHVRISLGPALHVKKLEISGSGAFHHGQLPTIMPSLQTLTINSLSKKMTSTPSLHSKFHQLKYLNIRIPGETHGPVYDYFSLALFLDASPCLETLILRIHVPESHLKHGLFSGDPSNLREMPRHGNEKLKRVQIDGFYPAKSLLELARHLLRSATSMGCLALGTNYCSCKFGDKDFGKCYLLAIGTYIEGKVPSTARLDVRWPCTGRCSGSSHY from the exons ATGGCAATTCTCAAGGAGGCAAAGAACAAGATTCTATCTCTCAGGAAGGCAAAAGACTTGAATAATCGGAACCTACGCTTCCAGAG AGGCTGCATTTGCATTTTTTTGAGTATTACCGGGGACGAGCTAGGGCACCTTCTCTCTGACTCTTTTGCCCTGGAGCAGTTGGAACTCTCATTTTGCAATAATATAAAATGCCTGAAAGTACCTCGCGTCCTATTACGGCTCAGCTATCTGGAGGTGGTTTTCTGCAGCCGTCTGCAAGTGATAGAGAGTGAAGCTCCAAATCTGTCCAGCTGCTGCTTTAGATGGATCCACCACGTACGGATCTCACTTGGACCAGCACTGCATGTGAAAAAACTAGAAATATCTGGTTCTGGGGCCTTTCATCATGGTCAGCTTCCAACCATCATGCCAAGTCTTCAAACCCTTACCATAAATTCGCTATCTAAGAAG ATGACCAGCACACCAAGTTTGCATAGCAAATTCCACCAGCTCAAGTACCTGAACATTCGTATTCCTGGAGAGACCCATGGCCCAGTCTATGATTATTTTTCTCTGGCTTTATTTCTTGATGCTTCTCCTTGCTTAGAGACTTTAATCCTGCGTATACAT GTACCAGAGAGCCATTTGAAACATGGCTTGTTCTCCGGAGATCCCTCGAATCTACGTGAGATGCCGAGGCACGGGAATGAGAAGCTCAAACGTGTGCAGATCGACGGCTTCTACCCCGCGAAGAGCCTTCTGGAGCTAGCACGCCACCTTCTTCGGTCTgcaacttctatgggatgccttGCGCTGGGCACCAACTACTGTTCGTGCAAGTTTGGTGACAAAGATTTTGGCAAGTGCTACCTCTTGGCTATCGGTACATACATCGAGGGGAAAGTTCCCTCCACAGCTAGGTTAGATGTTCGGTGGCCTTGCACCGGCCGGTGCTCTGGCTCTAGTCATTATTAG
- the LOC112882027 gene encoding type I inositol polyphosphate 5-phosphatase 13-like, which produces MEPDDDLPVSRAPPPQRRGISYSQPLSRDVASARRAALRNHSLDDEHILPVSHSLNYPLHHDPTAGGPHAGYHPPLPPHQHHPSASYSSGSRRSGGGGASEGSMTLERAMSEYGGGSGTLPEFVGAGGGEGIFRVPLRAAMHPGRPPPLEVRPHPLRETQAGSFLRTLAAEPQRRQLWAGAESGIRVWALEEVFAEWGAGARRGDEESAPFREGVPAPPALCVAVDRANRLLWTGHKDGRIRSWRMDLDVAATAPAPPAAGAGDGGGSVGGSSHTGGNNNAPVFREALTWQAYGRTPVLSMVVTSYGEIWSGSEGGVIKAWPYDAIAKSLSLSPEERHMAALLVERAYIDLRNHCTVGNVCSLPASDVKHMLADHSRAKVWTVTSMTFALWDARTRELLKVFGMDGQVESAKLETPAMTEQPMEEEVNPKAKPSKKDKSQGSLNFFQKSRDALIGAADAVRRVATKGTFVEDNRRTGAVAQVMDGTIWSGCTNGAIIQWDGNGMRVQEFQHHTSSVQCIKALGERVWVGYASGTIQVMDAEGNILAGWTGHSCPVIRMAIGGSYIYTLAHHGGIRGWPLNSPGPLDDIIRTELSNRELSYTRMEKINIMVGSWNVAQGKASAESLRSWLGSVSSDVGLVVVGLQEVEMGAGFLAISAVKETVGLEGSANGQWWIDNIGKALDEGTSFYRVGSRQLAALLIAAWARKSLKPYVGDAEAAAVPCGLRRAIGNKGGVGLRIRVYDRKMCFVSNHFAAHLEAVSRRNADFDHIYRTMAFNKPHGSTSSATSVQLHRTVNVNGNQVEEVRPDLAEADMVVFLGDFNYRLHSITYDEARDMVSQRSFDWLREKDQLRAEMKAGKVFQGMREGIIKFPPTYKFQKHQPGLGGYDSGEKKRIPAWCDRVLYRDSRSVSVAECSLECPVVASITSYVACMEVTESDHKPVRCTFSVDIARVDELIRRQEYGEIIESNEKVRSLLQEACFVPETTVSISEITLENQENIVFQITNKCETSKAAFEILCDGQTIKKEDGTKSELLPRASFGFPLWLEVQPAIGLIKPGETVEITLHHEDFYTQEEFVDGIPQNWWCEDTRDKEAVLRINITGSSSTETKTHTINVQHRCPPSAAPPAILNPPAAAVPPNNVLASEGHSKRSSKKSQSKHREQQQQQDYPQFGSSEVHDLCRMRCP; this is translated from the exons ATGGAGCCGGACGACGACTTGCCGGTGTCGcgggccccgccgccgcagcgccgcGGGATCTCCTACAGCCAGCCGCTGTCGCGGGACGTcgcgtccgcgcgccgcgccgcgctgcgGAACCACAGCCTCGACGACGAGCACATCCTCCCCGTCTCCCACTCCCTCAACTACCCGCTCCACCACGACCCCACCGCCGGGGGCCCGCACGCGGGCTACCACCCGCCGCTCCCGCCGCACCAGCACCACCCCAGCGCCTCCTACTCCTCCGGCTCCCGCCgctccggcggcggtggcgccagCGAGGGCTCCATGACGCTCGAGCGCGCCATGTCCGagtacggcggcggcagcggcaccCTCCCGGAGTTCgtcggcgcggggggcggcgagGGCATCTTCCGCGTCCCGCTCCGCGCCGCCATGCACCCGGGCCGCCCGCCCCCGCTCGAGGTGCGGCCCCACCCGCTCCGAGAGACGCAGGCGGGGTCCTTCCTCCGCACGCTCGCCGCCGAGCCGCAGCGCCGCCAGCTCTGGGCCGGGGCCGAGTCCGGGATCAGGGTGTGGGCGCTCGAGGAGGTGTTCGCAGAGTGGGGCGCCGGCGCGCGCCGCGGCGACGAGGAGAGCGCGCCGTTCCGCGAGGGcgtgcccgcgccgcccgcgctctGCGTCGCCGTCGACAGGGCCAACCGCCTGCTGTGGACGGGGCACAAGGACGGGAGGATCCGATCGTGGCGCATGGACCTCGACGTGGctgccacggcgcctgcgcccCCGGCTGCTGGTGCAGGTGACGGCGGCGGGAGCGTTGGGGGGAGCAGTCACACCGGGGGAAACAACAACGCGCCAGTGTTTAGGGAAGCCCTCACGTGGCAGGCCTATGGCCGGACGCCCGTGCTCTCCATGGTCGTCACTTCCTATG GTGAGATATGGTCGGGTTCCGAGGGTGGGGTCATAAAGGCGTGGCCATACGATGCCATTGCCAAGTCCCTATCATTATCACCAGAAGAGAGACATATGGCTGCTTTGTTGGTTGAGAGAGCTTACATTGACCTCAGAAACCACTGCACGGTTGGTAATGTTTGCTCCTTGCCCGCTTCAGATGTGAAACACATGCTAGCTGATCATTCCCGGGCTAAAGTTTGGACTGTGACAAGCATGACATTTGCTCTCTG GGATGCTCGTACAAGGGAGTTGCTTAAAGTATTTGGGATGGATGGCCAAGTTGAGTCAGCGAAGTTAGAGACACCAGCCATGACAGAACAACCTATGGAGGAAGAAGTTAACCCTAAAGCAAAACCTTCAAAAAAGGACAAGTCGCAAGGTTCTTTGAACTTCTTCCAGAAATCTAGGGATGCTTTAATAGGAGCAGCCGATGCGGTGCGCAGGGTTGCAACAAAGGGAACTTTTGTTGAAGATAACCGTAGAACAGGAGCAGTGGCTCAAGTAATGGACGGCACAATCTGGTCAGGATGCACGAATGGCGCCATTATTCAGTGGGATGGGAATGGGATGCGAGTGCAAGAATTCCAGCACCATACGTCTTCAGTGCAGTGTATAAAGGCACTCGGAGAAAGGGTGTGGGTGGGCTATGCCAGTGGCACGATTCAAGTCATGGATGCCGAAGGTAACATTCTTGCAGGATGGACCGGGCATAGTTGTCCAGTCATAAGGATGGCTATTGGTGGTTCTTACATTTACACACTGGCGCATCACGGTGGTATTCGGGGATGGCCACTGAATTCTCCTGGACCTCTTGATGATATTATCCGTACTGAACTGTCTAACAGAGAGCTGTCATACACTAGAATGGAGAAGATAAACATAATGGTGGGAAGTTGGAATGTAGCACAAGGGAAAGCATCTGCTGAATCACTTAGATCATGGTTGGGTAGTGTATCATCTGATGTAGGGTTGGTTGTTGTTGGATTACAAGAGGTTGAGATGGGTGCAGGATTTCTTGCCATTTCTGCAGTAAAAGAAACT GTAGGACTTGAGGGCAGTGCAAATGGGCAATGGTGGATAGACAATATTGGCAAAGCGCTTGATGAGGGGACATCTTTCTACCGTGTTGGTTCTCGACAGTTGGCTGCATTGCTTATTGCTGCATG GGCAAGAAAGAGCCTTAAGCCATATGTTGGTGATGCTGAGGCTGCTGCTGTGCCATGTGGTCTTCGACGTGCTATCGGCAATAAG GGTGGTGTAGGATTAAGAATAAGGGTATATGATCGGAAAATGTGTTTTGTGAGCAATCATTTTGCTGCACATCTGGAAGCCGTGAGCCGACGAAATGCTGACTTTGACCACATTTACAGGACAATGGCTTTCAACAAACCACATGGATCCACAT CTTCTGCTACATCTGTCCAGTTGCACAGAACAGTAAAT GTCAATGGAAATCAGGTTGAAGAAGTAAGGCCTGATCTGGCTGAAGCTGATATGGTTGTATTTCTCGGTGATTTCAACTACCGGCTTCACAGTATCACATATGATGAAGCAAGGGACATGGTTTCACAAAGAAGCTTCGATTGGCTAAGAGAGAAGGACCAGCTTCGAGCAGAAATGAAAGCTGGAAAGGTATTTCAAGGAATGCGTGAAGGTATAATCAAATTTCCTCCAACATACAAGTTCCAAAAGCACCAGCCAGGTCTCGGAG GGTATGATTCGGGTGAGAAGAAGCGGATACCTGCTTGGTGTGATAGAGTGCTATATCGTGACAGCCGTTCTGTGTCAGTAGCTGAATGCTCATTAGAGTGCCCTGTAGTTGCTTCGATTACATC GTATGTGGCATGCATGGAAGTCACAGAGAGTGACCATAAACCTGTGAGGTGTACGTTCAGCGTTGATATTGCAAGAGTAGATGAGTTAATAAGAAGGCAAGAGTATGGAGAAATAATCGAATCAAATGAGAAAGTACGTTCTTTGCTCCAAGAAGCTTGTTTTGTTCCAGAAACTACAGTTAGTATAAGCGAAATCACGCTGGAGAATCAGGAGAATATTGTCTTCCAAATTACCAATAAATGTGAAACAAGCAAAGCAGCTTTCGAAATCCTATGTGACGGGCAGACAATCAAGAAGGAGGATGGAACTAAATCAGAGCTTCTTCCAAGGGCATCATTTGGCTTTCCACTTTGGCTCGAG GTGCAACCAGCGATCGGTCTTATAAAACCAGGTGAAACGGTGGAGATTACACTCCATCACGAAGACTTCTACACGCAGGAAGAGTTTGTGGATGGAATACCACAGAACTGGTGGTGCGAAGACACCAGGGACAAGGAAGCCGTTCTCAGAATAAACATAACAGGCAGCAGCTCAACCGAAACCAAGACGCACACCATCAACGTCCAGCATCGCTGTCCACCATCAGCGGCGCCTCCAGCAATATTGAACCCGCCGGCTGCTGCCGTGCCACCGAACAACGTCCTGGCCAGTGAGGGGCACTCAAAGCGCTCCTCCAAGAAGAGCCAGTCCAAGCACCgggaacagcagcagcagcaggattACCCACAGTTTGGGAGCTCGGAGGTGCACGACCTGTGCCGTATGCGGTGCCCATGA